Genomic segment of Paenibacillaceae bacterium GAS479:
AAGTTCAACAAAATTTCGCAAACCGATAAAGTCCATCGTTTTGTACAAGCCGTTCCAGTTCGTCATACTGTAGTAGAAGCTAGTAATGACCGGCCCCAGAAATATGATCGTATAGATCAGGAATGCTGGCGCGATAAACGCTGCCCATACCAGATGCTCTTTCTTCGCGAGCGACCATTTCTGCATAATACCTTCTCCCCTTATCCAAAAACATGTTGCGCAGCATTAATTGCAGCGAATATGTTTAGCATACAGGGGGAGGAAAGGAATCAAAATGATGCAAAATTCATTTTGATTCCTTTTTTTTCGGTTTTTCTAGAATACAAAATTGTTCTATTTTGTGGATGATGAAAGCAAAAAAGGACGATGCAGAGATGTTACACTGCGTCGTCCCTAGTATGGTTAGAGCTAATCAACGTATAGTCCGCTGCGGAATTGATTAGGCGAAAAGCGATACACGTTTTTGAAGGCTCGCGAGAAGTGATGAGCGTTGTCATAACCGACGCTCTCGGCGATTTCCTTCACCCGTTGCGTAGGGTCACGCAGCAATCGGCAAGCCTCTTCCATACGAATTTTCGTCAAAAACGATGTAAACGTCATACCGGTTTCTTTTTTGAACAAGGAGCTAAAGTAAGAGTAATTCATGGAATATCGGTTAGCCACTTCCGCCAGCTGTAGATTGTTTCGGTAATTTTGCCGTATATAGCCTTTAGCAAGATCGATAACCGAGCGGCCTTCTTCACCCTTATGTCGCATCGCCTGCTTGACTGGAGCAGTCTCCTCTATCATGGCTGCTGGTGCTGATTCCTCTGATTCTTCACTGTGAAAATTGTCCATAACAAGCTGCAACTGATCGCTCAGATCGAGGAAGCTAACCGGCTTGAGCAAATAATCAGATGCGCCATACTTAAACGCCTCCCTGACATACTCATAGTCTCCATAGCCGCTTAAAATGATGAACTTGATTGAGGGGCGTTCTTTAGTAAGGCTTTTAAGCAGCGCGATACCGTCCATTTTGGGCATTTTGATATCGGTGATAATAATATCTGGTACAGCCGCCGTCACGAGATCCATCGCTTCTCGCCCATCATGTGCAATCCGAATTCCCCGAATATCCGAACGGTTCATTCGTATAATCTTGGATCGAATTCCTTCACAGATCAGGGGTTCGTCATCTACGATCAATAAATTATACATCGCTCAGCTCCTCCTCCTGAATGGGAATCGTTACCGTTGCTTTCGTATATCGACCCGCTGTGCTTTCCATAATTAAGCGATACTGTGCACCATAAAACAAGCATAAACGCTCGTTAATATTTTTCAATCCAATATGTTCAGAATGCTCCCATGTGTCGCTCTGCTGCTGTTGTTCGAACATCCGATTCATCTCCGCCAACCGGTCAACAGGAATTCCGATCCCGTCGTCCCATACGACGATCTGTAGAATGGAGTTTTCTAAGAGGGACGCCTCAATGACGATCGTCAACGTATCGCGACCTTCAAAGCCATGTTTGACGCTGTTTTCGACGAGCGGCTGCAAAATAAACTTAATCATTCGATAAGAATTTAGTGAAGGAGGCACTTGAATATTCATCTGCAAGCGGTCTCCGTACTTCATCTGCTGCAAGTTTACGTAACGTTTCAAATGATCGATTTCATACCCGAGCATCGCGAATTTGGAATTTCCTTCGATTTTGTAACGCAGGATTTTGCCGAAATCGGAGAATGCCTCCGACACTTCGTACTGACCAGCCAATTCCATTCTAGCGCTGAAAATATCGATCGTATTGTAAATAAAATGAGGATTGATCTGATATTGCAAAGCCTTCAATTGAACATCCTTGTGAACGACTTCTCGTTGGATGCCTTCTTTCATTAATAGATTGATTTTGGCGAGCAAAATATTGAATTTCTCCGTAATGACGCCGAATTCATCCTGGCGGTTAGAGGAAGGCAGCGGCTGGAAGCCGCTCTCGATCGATTCGGTCATCGTCAAAATATTCCGCTTGATCAGCCGAAATACCTGCTTAATAACGTTATAAAACAACAGCAGAGAGAGGGCGCTAATGCCGATAATCGCCATCGTTGTGCCTAGCAGGTGTGAACTCGTTACCGAAGCTTTGGGCACTGCAATGCCGATGACCGTACCAATAGAAGCTAGCGGCTCATATACAACAACCTCTCCGTTCTTCTGAAAAGAACCGCCCCCATCGCTGCGGATGTTCGCCATCCGTTCCTGCGCGATCCTATCGTCCCCTTTTTTTTGTTGCAACAATACGCCTAGCGCCGGATCAAACACAAAAGCATCCGTTCCATCCGGGGACTGGTTCAAGAAGGAATACAGGTCTTTCTGCAGGACATTAATACTGATCAAGCCTAAATATTGGCCATTCGTGTTATGAATTTTCTGGATATAGGTATACGTCACAGCTGACGAACCTTGTTTAATGTTGCCTTCGCTCTGATACCATAAGCTGTTTTTTCCTGAATGCAGAAAATCCTGGTACCACTTTTCTTTTTGAATATAAGTGTCATGCCAGATCGAGTCAAAACCTTCTGGAATCGTATAATTGGTCAAATACAAACTGATATCAAGTCTAATGTATTGAATCAACACTGTGTTGTAATACGTTCCGTATTTAACGAGGGGGACGATTTCTCGCGCATAAGCGTTGATTGAATCACCGCCCGGTTGAAACGGTTCGGCAAGAAAGGATTGCAGCTTTGAGTTGTACGCTATACTATCACTGACACTCTCAACGATCTTAATTTTACTCGTAACATTAGATTGAATTTGGGATAAAACCATCTTAGAAGTGTTGATCGTCTGCTGCGTAAGATGCTTCTGAGTCTGATCAAAGAAGTACCCGCACAGCAGCGCTGTCGGCAGAAGGATCAGAAATATGAAGGCGTAGGTGACTTTTGCTTTGATGCTCAGCTGCCTCTTCATCATAAAAAGCCTCCAGCCGAAAGCGTTAGGGTGAACTTAAGCGTTAACGAGCATTTCTAACAGTGCTTTTCTGACCGCTTCGTAATCTTCATGTTCATCGCTGAACCATGTAGAGAAGCTGTCACCGGGAGAGTACAAACCTTGCAGCTTTTCAGCTTTAATAATTTTGCTCCATAGCTCGACAAGCCGCCCTTCGGCATCGTGGCAACGTTGTTTGACCTGAGCCGTCAGCTCAAACTCCTGTATGCCTCTTCGCAAATTCATATAACGCAAAGTAAGCAACGGCCTGCCATCATTACCGGGATAAACAAAATTGGTGTCTCCAGCGCTGAAAAACGGATATTTATACCGAATCCTCTCACGCGGATTATCCGGCCAAACCGTGTAATTCCAGCGTAGAAACCCGTCGAATCCCATAAAGGCTGTCAAATGTGGAATCAAGCGACTCTCTAACAGATGAGAGTGAATGAACGTATTGGGATAAGCAATATCGCAAGCGACATACCACATCGGATTATCTACCTTGAGCTCCTTAAAATCATCCAAATGCTTGAATAGGCAGCCCGCTGATACAACCGAGTTCCGGGCTTGTTCGGGCGCTTCAAGAATCGGCTCCATATGGCCATAACAAGTTTTGAACTGGAATCCAGGAGCGACTACGGCAAACAGTTCGCGCACGGCCCGATATGCCTCAGGATCACTCGGCTCGTCTGTCATGATTCTGACCTCATTGAGCCGGCCTGTAGTCTCAAAATAGTCATGCAGAGCTGCGATATACTCCTTGATGTCAGCAGCGGATCGCATATATTTATAACAGCCGTCGTTACGATCCAGATAACGCACCCGGATACCATCCGGGTAATCATCCGCGAGCTTGCCGTATCCTTCGGGCTGGTATTGCCATATGCCAGACAAACCGAATAGATCAATAATGCTTGAAATGCCATGCTTGGCGCATAGCTGAATATAACGTTCCATCGGATTGAAATCATACAAAAATGTTCCTGATTTGGATTTTTCTACTCCAATCATACTATACTCAAACAAGTCCGAATAGTAATTCGTTATTCTGAAGCAGCCTTGGCCAGACCACGGAATTTCCGAGGCGATTACGGTAACTGATTTCTGTCCCAATCCGCCCAGACTGGCTACATAGTTCTCCAATATAGCAAAATGTTCATCGCTCCACAGCGTGACTTCATGCTTTCTAGCTATATTGGCATTGTGCTGCCACAGCTCTAGCTGGAACGAATACTCCGCTGGTTCGGGAACAACAACGTTGATCACCTCAAGCTCCACCGTAAGCGAAGCTACCTTTCTTTCATCCTCGAACATCGTCTGCTCAAAAATATGAACATTTCCTTTATAAATCCCAGGGGGAGCCTCTTCCGGAATCCGCAGCTCACACCATACCGATCGCTTCAACCGATCCATCACATGAATCACTTCATCGTGCAGAAGAATATCCGCTTTGTGGATTCCGTCGTCATCTTCCACCATTCCAATTGGGTTCATACTGTAGGTCAGCCCGTCCATATCGTCCATTTCGAACGCTAACCGGTAGTTAGGAAGTGCTCCGTAAGGAGAGAACGCCGGCCTGCGTCCAACGGATAGTGTATGAGGTTCCTTCGCTTGCAGCAGCACCTGAAACGCCGCCCAGTCCCGTCTGCCCGTCGCCAAACGGATCGTCTTCTGCGCAAATAATGGATCATTCCCCGTCATCACTCTATCAAAAGAATTCGGTACGCCCTCTTTCAGCTTAAAGCTTTCCGATTGCAATCCGCATTGTATAGTCATCGTCGTCTCCTTGTGAAAAACAAGGGGTTGCGCGAAACGCATCCCCTTGTTTTCGTTTCCATTATTTTTGGTTGCCCGGCCAAGCAAACTCGATTCCAAGCTTTTTCTTAGTCTCCAGGAATTTCTCATTCCAGTAAGCAAATAATTTGTCATAGCCCAGCTTCTTTTCTTGCTCGATCATGTCATTGAACATCTTCACTACTTCTGCTTCCGATTTAGCAAGGACCATCTTAGCTTCCATGCTCTTTCTGTAATCGGCGATCTTGATGTCGATGGCAGCGATATCGGTTCCGCCATCCGGTTTGATCGCTTCAAAAGCCATCGAATTGTAGCTGTATTTCGCGAAATACTTCTCGGTCTCGCCTTCCCGTTTCTCGAACTCCGATTCCGGAGCCGGGAATGCGGATTGGATCGGAAGCCAGTCCGTGAACCAGTCGAATCCTCCGTATTTTAAAGTCGCTGCATCTGCATCCGCGGCAAAATCTTTATTCCTTTGATCGGTAAACTTAATGAGACCGTTGGCATCATAATCCCACGCGATCCCTTTAGGGCCGTAGGTAACATTAATCGACATTTCGTCTTGCATCAAATATTCGATAAGCTTGGCGATTCTCGCTTCATGCTTCGTTTTTTTGCCAACCATAGTCATGGTCCATCCGGTCACTGGGCTAGGATTAAGAATAGGCGTTTTGCCCCCATCCCCTTTGATCGGGCCAACCGCGACATAGTAGGCTTTGGGATCCGCATTAACGAGCGCATTCCACTTGACCTGCCATGGAAGGTAGGCGAATACTCCACCAGCGTTCACTTTTTCCGTGATTTGCGGTCTCGTCAGCGTCATGCTGTCTTGCGGCAGCAGACCTTCCCGGTACAGCTGATTCAAGAACTTGAATGTTTCCAGCGACTCAGGCTCCCTGAAGCTGTCTACATAATTGCCTTTTTCGTCTTCCCGCTTTGCACCGAAGTATTGGACAAGATGCTCATAGAAAATATAGGCCGGTTTAACTTCGAATCCATTATATTTCAATTTAGCCGCTTTCACTTTACGCAGCGCTTCCAATGTTCCTTCTTTTGTCTCGAAGGCGGCTGGGTCGATATTCAGCTGCGTCATTATATCCTGCCTTGCCCGCAGCGTCTGATGAGTAGGATAAAAGTTGTTCGGTTTCATCTCTTCCGGTGCATAGAAGTAGTTAGGCAAGCCATAGTAGTTGCCGTCACTTGTTTTGAACCAGTTTTGAACCGTTTCAGGCACTTTAAGTTCTGGCGTATACTTGGCAAGCAGTTCATTCATCGGGAAAACATAACCGGACTTCTCCAGCACACCTCGCTGCGGAGTTGTACTTTCCATCGTGATCATATCTGGAATGTCGCCTGCTGCAATCATAGCGGACAGCTTTTCTGGGCTGCCTGATGTGAAATTGATTTCGATGCCCAAATCATCAAACAGCTTTTTATCCATCAGATTAAGCTCTGGGTTCCAATCTCTTTTGTACCAGTCCATAGCTACGAACCAATTCAATTTGATCGGTGTTTTATCCTCCCCTGCCGGCTGCTGGGATGCCTGCGGCGACGTTTTTGGGGAAGTTTGCGGTGGTTCATTCGCGGCATTTGTCCCATTGTTGCCGGAAGATGAACAAGCGGATAATACGGACCCCACCAGAATGAGCGCGAATAACAAGAGCGTGAATCTTCTACCAACAAGCTTCATTGTTGATCCCCTCCATTTATAATGAAAATGCTATGCTAATTTCGCGCCGGAGTAGCCGCTACGATTAACCTTTGATAGAGCCAATCATGATCCCTTTAACGAAATACTTTTGCAAGAATGGATAAATCACAATAATTGGTATGCTGACAACCATCATCATCGCCAGCTTCATCGTCTCAGGACTCACCTTCAGCGCCTGAGTCGGAATGTTCGCTA
This window contains:
- a CDS encoding two component transcriptional regulator, AraC family, which translates into the protein MYNLLIVDDEPLICEGIRSKIIRMNRSDIRGIRIAHDGREAMDLVTAAVPDIIITDIKMPKMDGIALLKSLTKERPSIKFIILSGYGDYEYVREAFKYGASDYLLKPVSFLDLSDQLQLVMDNFHSEESEESAPAAMIEETAPVKQAMRHKGEEGRSVIDLAKGYIRQNYRNNLQLAEVANRYSMNYSYFSSLFKKETGMTFTSFLTKIRMEEACRLLRDPTQRVKEIAESVGYDNAHHFSRAFKNVYRFSPNQFRSGLYVD
- a CDS encoding Histidine kinase-, DNA gyrase B-, and HSP90-like ATPase, which encodes MMKRQLSIKAKVTYAFIFLILLPTALLCGYFFDQTQKHLTQQTINTSKMVLSQIQSNVTSKIKIVESVSDSIAYNSKLQSFLAEPFQPGGDSINAYAREIVPLVKYGTYYNTVLIQYIRLDISLYLTNYTIPEGFDSIWHDTYIQKEKWYQDFLHSGKNSLWYQSEGNIKQGSSAVTYTYIQKIHNTNGQYLGLISINVLQKDLYSFLNQSPDGTDAFVFDPALGVLLQQKKGDDRIAQERMANIRSDGGGSFQKNGEVVVYEPLASIGTVIGIAVPKASVTSSHLLGTTMAIIGISALSLLLFYNVIKQVFRLIKRNILTMTESIESGFQPLPSSNRQDEFGVITEKFNILLAKINLLMKEGIQREVVHKDVQLKALQYQINPHFIYNTIDIFSARMELAGQYEVSEAFSDFGKILRYKIEGNSKFAMLGYEIDHLKRYVNLQQMKYGDRLQMNIQVPPSLNSYRMIKFILQPLVENSVKHGFEGRDTLTIVIEASLLENSILQIVVWDDGIGIPVDRLAEMNRMFEQQQQSDTWEHSEHIGLKNINERLCLFYGAQYRLIMESTAGRYTKATVTIPIQEEELSDV
- a CDS encoding putative aldouronate transport system substrate-binding protein codes for the protein MKLVGRRFTLLLFALILVGSVLSACSSSGNNGTNAANEPPQTSPKTSPQASQQPAGEDKTPIKLNWFVAMDWYKRDWNPELNLMDKKLFDDLGIEINFTSGSPEKLSAMIAAGDIPDMITMESTTPQRGVLEKSGYVFPMNELLAKYTPELKVPETVQNWFKTSDGNYYGLPNYFYAPEEMKPNNFYPTHQTLRARQDIMTQLNIDPAAFETKEGTLEALRKVKAAKLKYNGFEVKPAYIFYEHLVQYFGAKREDEKGNYVDSFREPESLETFKFLNQLYREGLLPQDSMTLTRPQITEKVNAGGVFAYLPWQVKWNALVNADPKAYYVAVGPIKGDGGKTPILNPSPVTGWTMTMVGKKTKHEARIAKLIEYLMQDEMSINVTYGPKGIAWDYDANGLIKFTDQRNKDFAADADAATLKYGGFDWFTDWLPIQSAFPAPESEFEKREGETEKYFAKYSYNSMAFEAIKPDGGTDIAAIDIKIADYRKSMEAKMVLAKSEAEVVKMFNDMIEQEKKLGYDKLFAYWNEKFLETKKKLGIEFAWPGNQK